One part of the Desulfonema ishimotonii genome encodes these proteins:
- a CDS encoding phage antirepressor N-terminal domain-containing protein has protein sequence MNNSLISQAQAENQPIPATVKFHDHDLITIEKDGTYFVALKPICEGIGLDWESQRQLIQRDLVLKEGTCIIQVPSAGGLQEAVCLPLHYLNGWLFKINASRYRGGRRETIIQYQKECYTQRRHNLRFCYSERM, from the coding sequence ATGAATAATTCTTTAATATCACAGGCACAGGCTGAAAATCAACCCATTCCCGCAACCGTTAAGTTTCACGATCACGACCTGATCACCATTGAAAAGGACGGGACTTACTTTGTTGCCCTCAAGCCCATTTGCGAAGGCATCGGGCTGGATTGGGAATCACAGCGTCAGTTAATCCAAAGAGATCTGGTCCTTAAAGAAGGTACCTGTATAATACAGGTACCTTCCGCAGGCGGTCTTCAGGAAGCCGTCTGTCTCCCCCTCCACTACCTCAACGGCTGGCTTTTCAAAATCAATGCCTCCCGTTATCGGGGCGGCCGACGTGAAACCATCATCCAATATCAGAAAGAATGTTATACTCAGCGCCGCCATAATTTGCGTTTTTGTTATTCCGAACGGATGTGA